Proteins encoded in a region of the Cyclopterus lumpus isolate fCycLum1 chromosome 23, fCycLum1.pri, whole genome shotgun sequence genome:
- the e2f7 gene encoding transcription factor E2F7, whose translation MEVECLALKDLTSPRKGFTEEDGGQSEQKENICVERRRCTPLKSAESPIPALLLNRKGATPDLAHVTPIKHTALAEPWTPTANLKMLISAASPDIRDREMKKVLFRPIENERDKPESPDTVAEDTEVEDSCQFEAVDEEDDADKKPSRKQKSLGLLCQKFLALYPDYPPLHSPIWISLDEVATSLGVERRRIYDIVNVLESLMIVGRIAKNSYTWYGRLRLEATLEELQRRGRQQGYHLQMDLATKSREAGPGREDDGAEGDAGNAGGNRKDKSLRIMSQKFVMLFLVSKTQTVTLDAAAKILIEESQDSSSHSKYKTKVRRLYDIANVLTSLGLIKKVHVREERGRKPAFKWLGPVDFKSSGSAALGNSVNVAAATLPEATQPMAGLDPRRAKMARHTSFNIAPASVAVRRLVNSAPSSPRRDRAGLPTQPVDYSKKTTINSAVCRLQFGNGTDNRPAGSPLAPSSTRPAPQAPPLHPEHHFATSSPPHCLAYLPSLSQPSVVMLYRAPEGPRSPGAESDEGRKRRREERDEEGTVVKKKGASGSGGCDEVSAEPHREAAECSPAGHTGNSPSHPAGLFRERGLDESLGGSSEPAQPSHYLYVPNNAGLNSLNFLLSAGQPPAGLALPHSGVPTLALPYVLVPSATLSHYPLVAGALQQQGPEARSKLSFSLPAHFMVGAAPYGLAAASEYGGSPALLPSTPEQSRLYGLAAGAPRSPSGLHQTASIHTPEPLTPHTPKEAALSASKAFFQTPGTLGSGVSAAPAARKRGSAQRRLDVGHPHTNRLDM comes from the exons ATGGAAGTTGAATGTCTTGCCCTGAAAGACCTCACAAGTCCCAGGAAAGGTTTCACGGAGGAGGATGGGGGCCAAAGTGAACAAAAG GAAAACATCTGCGTGGAGAGGAGGCGGTGCACACCACTGAAATCGGCAGAGTCCCCCATCCCTGCCTTGCTGCTGAACAGAAAGGGGGCCACCCCCGACCTGGCCCACGTCAcccccatcaaacacacagccCTGGCCGAGCCCTGGACGCCCACGGCCAATCTCAAGATGCTGATCAGTGCGGCGAGCCCAGACATCCGGGACAGAGAGATGAAAAAGGTGTTGTTTAGACCCATCGAGAACGAGAGGGACAAGCCAGAGAGTCCGGATACTGTGGCGGAGGATACAGAGGTGGAAGACTCTTGTCAG TTTGAAGCTGTGGATGAAGAGGACGACGCCGACAAAAAGCCTAGCAGGAAGCAGAAGAGTCTGGGTCTGCTGTGCCAGAAGTTCCTGGCCCTCTACCCTGACTACCCACCGCTGCACAGCCCCATCTGGATCTCTCTGGATGAAGTGGCGACCAGTCTCG GAGTGGAGCGGCGGCGCATCTATGACATCGTCAACGTGCTGGAGTCCCTCATGATCGTGGGTCGGATCGCCAAGAACAGCTACACCTGGTACGGTCGCCTGCGGCTGGAGGCCacgctggaggagctgcagcggAGGGGTCGGCAGCAGGGCTACCACCTCCAGATGGACCTGGCCACGAAGAGCAGGGAGGCCGGACCGGGGCGAGAAGACGACGGGGCGGAAGGAGACGCCGGTAACG CTGGCGGCAACCGGAAAGACAAATCTCTGCGCATCATGAGCCAGAAGTTTGTCATGCTCTTCCTGGTGTCCAAAACTCAGACGGTTACTCTGGACGCAGCAGCAAAGATCCTCATCGAGGAGAGTCAGGACTCGTCCAGTCACAGCAAGTACAAAA CCAAGGTGCGGCGCCTGTACGACATCGCAAATGTGCTGACGAGCCTGGGCCTCATAAAGAAGGTCCATGTCCGCGAGGAGAGAGGCAGGAAGCCGGCCTTCAAGTGGCTCGGCCCTGTTGACTTCAAAAGCTCCGGGAGTGCTG CTCTAGGAAATAGTGTGAACGTGGCCGCCGCCACGCTGCCTGAGGCCACACAGCCAATGGCGGGCCTGGACCCCAGAAGAGCCAAGATGGCACGCCACACCTCCTTCAACATTGCGCCCGCTTCTGTGGCCGTTCGGCGGCTGGTCAACTCTGCACCCAGCAGTCCGCGGCGAGACCGTGCGG GCCTGCCAACACAGCCTGTGGATTATTCCAAAAAGACGACAATCAACAGCGCCGTGTGTCGACTGCAGTTTGGAAACGGCACCGA TAACCGTCCCGCCGGCAGCCCGCTGGCTCCATCCTCCACCCGGCCCGCCCCGCAGGCACCGCCTCTCCACCCGGAGCACCACTTCGCCACGTCCTCCCCGCCCCACTGCTTGGCCTACCTGCCCAGCCTGTCCCAGCCCTCGGTGGTCATGCTGTACCGGGCGCCCGAAGGTCCGAGGTCGCCCGGGGCGGAGTCTgacgaggggaggaagaggaggagggaagagagggacgAGGAGGGGACGGTGGTGAAAAAGAAGGGGGCGTCCGGGTCCGGGGGATGTGACGAG GTGAGCGCCGAACCTCACCGGGAAGCAGCAGAGTGTTCGCCAGCGGGTCACACCGGGAATTCCCCCAGTCACCCAGCCGGCCTCTTCAGAGAGCGGGGGCTCGATGAGAGTCTAGGTGGCAGCAGTGAGCCCGCCCAACCATCGCACTACCTCTATGTACCCAACAATGCAG gtctgAACAGCCTcaacttcctcctctctgccggCCAGCCACCAGCCGGTCTCGCGCTTCCCCACAGCGGCGTTCCCACCCTGGCGCTGCCCTACGTCCTGGTGCCCTCCGCAACCCTCTCCCACTACCCGCTGGTGGCCGGcgctctgcagcagcagggccCCGAGGCCCGCAGCAAACTGAGCTTCAGCCTGCCCGCCCACTTTATGGTGGGGGCGGCGCCGTATGGCCTGGCGGCGGCATCGGAATACGGCGGGTCGCCGGCTCTATTGCCGTCCACTCCGGAACAGAGCAGGCTGTACGGGTTAGCGGCAGGAGCTCCCCGTTCCCCCTCGGGACTGCATCAGACTGCCAGCAtacacacaccagaaccactg ACTCCGCACACTCCGAAGGAAGCTGCACTGTCTGCCTCGAAGGCTTTCTTCCAGACCCCGGGCACACTGGGAAGTGGAGTCAGCGCTGCGCCAGCTGCCCGAAAAAGAGGCTCGGCACAGAGGAGACTGGACGTCGGCCACCCGCACACCAACCGGTTGGACATGTGA